One genomic window of Candidatus Pseudobacter hemicellulosilyticus includes the following:
- a CDS encoding RNA polymerase sigma-70 factor, with translation MHRISEGEEDAFIELYKRYDARLYPFLHKLTRSPQDAREIIQETFLKLWLSRDKLDAVTLPRAYIFRSAANISHNWMKRNLVAQKAEQEHQLRDGRLGTDSTEFRLRTRELQVQLSRIIAGMPEQRQRIYRMHREQGLSTSEIASSLDVSVSTVKNTVAIALKNIRDGLSETGYILFLLLFF, from the coding sequence TTGCATCGAATTTCCGAAGGAGAGGAGGACGCTTTTATTGAATTATACAAACGGTATGATGCCCGGCTATATCCTTTTCTTCATAAACTGACCCGTTCCCCCCAGGATGCCCGTGAAATTATCCAGGAAACCTTTCTGAAACTATGGCTTTCCCGGGACAAGCTGGATGCTGTAACGCTTCCCCGTGCTTATATTTTCAGGAGTGCTGCCAATATCTCCCATAACTGGATGAAACGAAACCTGGTGGCCCAGAAAGCAGAGCAGGAGCACCAGCTGCGGGATGGGCGCCTGGGAACAGACAGCACCGAATTCCGCCTCAGAACAAGAGAGCTGCAGGTACAGCTCAGCAGGATCATTGCCGGGATGCCGGAGCAGCGGCAACGCATTTACCGGATGCACCGGGAACAGGGCCTGAGTACGTCGGAAATAGCCAGCAGCCTGGATGTTTCGGTCAGCACGGTGAAAAATACCGTTGCCATTGCGTTAAAAAATATCCGGGATGGCCTGAGTGAGACCGGCTACATTCTCTTCCTGCTGTTATTTTTCTAA
- a CDS encoding DUF4974 domain-containing protein — MDQQHLQYLVTQWLNGAGTASEEQELRDLLKDQQNDAAVTELLYQLADQSPEIQQSPHWDVLAREILQADKNHLPSSAGLGDEGSLILPGNTPVRRLPMLRRWWWAAAAVLLVVSVAGYFRFNVPGRDPGLAVVQPPNKELLPGTDGAILILDNGRQVVLDSLGNGLVATQNGSQVNLQNGLLRYEEAGGGSGVISYNTMSTPRGKQFRIVLPDSTRVWLNAGSSIRFPTAFSGKERSVELTGEAYFEVAQDRRKPFLLTLGNGTTIAVLGTDFNVNAYTDEADIKTTLLQGSVKVMANNNAQVLIPGQQASVRTADGRINLVRDADIAQAVAWKNGLFSFRGADLETVMRQLARWYNVEVEYEGTVPVRRFDGEIDRSLTFSQVLKGLTTTRINYTIEDNGKKIVIRQ; from the coding sequence ATGGACCAACAACATCTTCAATATTTAGTAACGCAATGGCTGAATGGGGCAGGCACGGCGTCCGAAGAACAGGAGCTCAGGGACCTGCTGAAGGATCAGCAGAACGATGCAGCTGTCACCGAACTGCTTTATCAATTGGCTGATCAGTCGCCCGAAATACAGCAATCGCCCCATTGGGACGTATTGGCGCGGGAGATATTGCAGGCTGATAAAAACCATTTGCCTTCCTCTGCCGGACTGGGAGATGAAGGCAGCCTTATCCTTCCCGGTAATACCCCGGTGCGCCGCCTGCCCATGCTGCGCAGGTGGTGGTGGGCCGCTGCGGCTGTCCTGCTGGTAGTCTCTGTGGCAGGTTATTTCCGGTTCAATGTCCCCGGCAGGGATCCCGGGCTGGCTGTAGTACAGCCACCCAACAAGGAGCTGCTTCCCGGAACGGATGGCGCCATACTTATCCTGGATAATGGCCGGCAGGTAGTGCTGGACAGCCTGGGCAATGGTCTTGTTGCCACGCAGAACGGCAGCCAGGTGAACCTGCAGAACGGTCTGCTCAGGTATGAGGAGGCCGGCGGAGGATCCGGTGTGATCAGCTATAATACCATGTCCACCCCCAGGGGTAAGCAATTTCGTATAGTGCTTCCTGATAGTACCCGGGTATGGCTGAATGCAGGCAGCTCCATCCGCTTTCCCACTGCCTTTTCCGGGAAGGAGCGGAGCGTTGAGCTGACAGGGGAGGCCTATTTTGAGGTGGCGCAGGACAGGAGAAAACCTTTCCTGCTGACCCTGGGCAACGGAACAACCATTGCGGTGCTGGGAACGGATTTCAATGTAAATGCCTATACCGATGAAGCAGACATCAAAACTACCCTGCTGCAGGGATCGGTGAAAGTGATGGCGAACAATAACGCACAGGTCTTGATCCCCGGGCAGCAGGCATCTGTCCGGACGGCCGATGGCAGGATCAACCTGGTCAGGGACGCTGATATAGCCCAGGCGGTGGCCTGGAAGAACGGCCTGTTCTCTTTCCGCGGGGCAGACCTGGAAACGGTCATGCGGCAGCTGGCGCGCTGGTACAATGTGGAAGTGGAATATGAAGGAACAGTTCCTGTAAGAAGATTTGACGGGGAGATTGACCGCTCATTGACGTTCTCCCAGGTATTGAAAGGGCTGACAACAACAAGGATCAATTATACAATAGAAGATAACGGAAAAAAGATAGTGATCAGGCAGTAG
- a CDS encoding SusC/RagA family TonB-linked outer membrane protein gives MQLNVHGHPLSRTQTGMGVLTKTLLVMKLASLLLFSFVLQVNARTMGQTVTWSGSKVPLQVVFAAIKEQTSITFFYDKADLALAHPVSLQVKNATLAAVLEEIMKDQPLDYEWLGKTVFITRKEAAAPIKDIPTIAYYRQPAALSVRFRVVNTSSEPLMGATITNNKTKRSAITDAAGVVNIDVNIGDVFDISFIGYNKRSVTIKDNAAFVTVVMQAADSKLDEVQVIAYGTTSRRFSTGNVVSVSGEEIKKVPVMNPILALQGKVPGMIITPTSGNASAPVKIEIRGRGSVNLSASSEPLIVVDGLPQSTLNFAYSNTNPLVESGPSSVSLAGASQVHGGQSPLFNLNPADIESIDVLLDGDATAIYGSRGANGVILITTRRGRPGKTQMNLSVQQGWVVPPSRYPRMMNIQEYVAMRKEAMKNEGLTPTAANAPDLAVWDTTRNIDWVKEILGTGNNTNLSASISGGDQNSNFSLGTSYETQKDLYQRKGGNDRGTLSFNFNHTGFNRKFKMGLSVNYGISKVDAVSDRATNIFNLPPNAPPIFTPDGRLNYADWNAVGLAARYPFSYILNKSIAQTNTMGGSLRIQYEIIKGLSFSTNAGYGDNNNSTDWYSPIAAKNPYARGAAPTGSMQLGTTRSKNYTVEPQLSYNRMVGKGNLGILVGGSMQRNVVNTLNATATGFTSDEMLSSINNVPSANRSVSTNFVEYKYAAVFGRLSYNWENKYVMNINFRRDGSSKFAPGKQFGNFGSLGLAWLASEEAWLKKALPEWMSFVKLRGSYAIIGGDGVGDYEYLSQWSTIVEGSTIPGYDGLQPSIPIHAVNQVYHWADERPLEAALELGFLDDKITFNLSWYNRRTGNQLIQLPTPIHTGFPQVAANSVALVENSGIAAAVTANLIRSKDMLLSVNVNIGVNRNRLLEYPGLEFSPFARAYRIGKPLNLDYVYKYIGVDPLSGLYAFEDYNKDGVLTSNNSAIPGTGGDDRYIVIDRTPKYAGGLTANFGYKGITLSIACDYMNSLGNNPFANVSTTALRNMIYSKELIDNHWQKPGDIAKYGRYVHSSTFTFSASDRAYVNNFYFRFNSLALGYGLPEKLVKKGGMQACRVSLNVSNIFSFNRYGFDPQMGTNLSYVPTPRVVVGRVNFTF, from the coding sequence ATGCAATTAAATGTTCATGGCCACCCCCTTTCGCGCACACAGACGGGAATGGGGGTACTCACCAAAACGCTGCTCGTGATGAAATTAGCCTCCCTACTTCTTTTTTCTTTTGTGTTGCAGGTCAATGCCCGGACAATGGGGCAGACCGTTACCTGGTCTGGCAGCAAAGTGCCGCTCCAGGTTGTTTTTGCAGCCATTAAGGAACAGACCAGCATTACCTTCTTCTACGACAAGGCAGACCTGGCGCTGGCGCATCCTGTTTCCCTGCAGGTGAAGAACGCAACGCTGGCAGCTGTGCTGGAGGAGATCATGAAAGACCAGCCGCTGGACTATGAATGGCTGGGAAAAACAGTTTTTATTACCCGCAAGGAGGCGGCTGCACCCATAAAGGACATCCCCACCATTGCGTATTACCGGCAGCCGGCTGCCCTCTCTGTCCGTTTCCGGGTTGTCAATACCAGTTCTGAACCGTTGATGGGAGCCACCATCACCAATAATAAAACGAAACGCTCCGCCATCACCGATGCCGCGGGTGTCGTGAACATAGATGTCAACATCGGTGACGTGTTTGACATATCGTTTATCGGTTATAATAAGCGATCAGTTACCATCAAGGATAACGCTGCTTTTGTAACGGTGGTCATGCAGGCGGCAGACTCTAAGCTGGATGAAGTGCAGGTGATTGCGTACGGCACTACTTCCCGCAGGTTCAGTACCGGGAATGTGGTGTCTGTCAGCGGGGAAGAGATCAAAAAGGTACCTGTCATGAACCCTATCCTGGCCTTACAGGGCAAGGTCCCGGGCATGATCATCACGCCTACTTCCGGAAATGCCAGTGCGCCGGTAAAAATAGAGATCAGGGGAAGGGGTTCAGTGAACCTCAGCGCGTCCTCGGAGCCTTTGATCGTGGTAGACGGACTTCCTCAATCCACATTGAACTTTGCCTATTCCAACACCAATCCTCTGGTGGAATCAGGTCCTTCCAGTGTCAGTCTCGCAGGCGCTTCGCAGGTACACGGAGGACAAAGCCCCCTGTTCAACCTCAATCCTGCCGATATAGAAAGTATAGATGTATTGCTGGATGGTGATGCCACCGCCATTTATGGCTCCCGTGGCGCCAACGGAGTGATCCTGATCACTACCAGGAGAGGCCGTCCGGGAAAAACCCAGATGAACCTTAGCGTACAGCAGGGATGGGTGGTGCCCCCTTCCCGCTACCCCCGGATGATGAATATACAGGAGTATGTGGCCATGAGAAAGGAAGCCATGAAAAATGAAGGCCTTACGCCCACTGCCGCCAATGCACCGGACCTCGCAGTATGGGATACCACCAGGAATATAGACTGGGTCAAGGAAATACTTGGCACCGGAAATAATACCAACCTTTCTGCATCGATCTCAGGTGGCGACCAGAACAGCAATTTTTCTTTGGGCACCAGCTATGAAACACAGAAAGACCTGTACCAGCGTAAGGGCGGTAACGACCGGGGTACCCTGAGCTTTAACTTCAACCATACCGGCTTTAACAGGAAATTCAAGATGGGCCTGTCGGTCAATTATGGTATTTCCAAAGTGGATGCGGTGTCGGACAGGGCAACGAATATCTTCAACCTGCCGCCCAATGCACCGCCTATTTTTACCCCGGACGGCAGACTGAACTATGCCGACTGGAATGCAGTAGGTCTTGCAGCCAGGTATCCTTTCTCATATATCCTCAACAAGTCCATTGCCCAGACCAATACCATGGGCGGCAGTCTTCGGATCCAGTACGAGATCATAAAAGGACTTAGTTTCAGCACCAACGCAGGTTATGGGGATAATAACAACAGCACGGACTGGTATAGCCCGATCGCTGCCAAAAATCCGTACGCCAGAGGAGCTGCACCTACCGGATCAATGCAATTGGGCACCACCAGATCCAAGAACTACACCGTTGAACCTCAGCTCAGTTACAACAGGATGGTAGGCAAAGGAAACCTGGGCATCCTTGTGGGCGGTTCAATGCAACGTAACGTAGTGAACACTTTAAATGCGACCGCCACTGGTTTTACCAGTGATGAGATGCTGAGCAGCATCAATAATGTCCCTTCCGCCAACAGAAGCGTATCCACCAATTTTGTTGAATACAAATACGCCGCTGTATTTGGTCGTTTGAGTTACAACTGGGAGAACAAATATGTAATGAATATCAATTTCCGTAGGGACGGCTCTTCCAAGTTTGCTCCCGGAAAACAGTTCGGGAATTTCGGCTCACTTGGCCTGGCCTGGCTGGCGTCCGAAGAAGCGTGGCTGAAGAAAGCGCTGCCTGAATGGATGAGCTTTGTAAAACTCCGGGGAAGCTATGCCATTATAGGCGGTGATGGTGTTGGTGATTATGAATACCTGTCGCAATGGTCTACCATTGTTGAAGGGTCAACCATCCCTGGCTATGATGGATTGCAGCCCTCTATTCCCATCCATGCCGTCAACCAGGTGTATCACTGGGCAGATGAAAGGCCGCTGGAAGCAGCGCTGGAGCTGGGCTTCCTGGATGACAAGATCACCTTTAACCTGAGCTGGTACAACAGGCGCACCGGCAACCAGCTGATCCAGCTGCCCACTCCTATCCATACAGGATTCCCTCAGGTAGCTGCCAACTCGGTGGCCCTGGTGGAAAATAGCGGGATAGCGGCTGCTGTGACCGCCAACCTCATACGCAGCAAGGATATGTTATTGTCAGTGAATGTCAATATCGGGGTGAACAGGAACAGGCTTCTTGAGTACCCCGGCCTTGAATTTTCCCCCTTTGCCAGGGCTTACCGGATTGGCAAACCATTGAACCTGGACTATGTATATAAGTATATCGGTGTTGATCCTCTGTCAGGCCTGTATGCGTTTGAAGATTACAATAAGGACGGGGTACTTACCTCCAATAATTCGGCTATTCCCGGCACCGGTGGCGATGACAGGTATATAGTGATAGACAGGACACCCAAATACGCCGGAGGCCTGACCGCCAACTTTGGTTACAAAGGCATTACGTTAAGCATAGCATGTGACTATATGAACTCGCTCGGCAATAACCCTTTTGCCAATGTAAGTACCACTGCATTGAGAAATATGATCTATTCCAAAGAACTGATCGATAACCATTGGCAGAAGCCGGGCGACATTGCCAAATACGGCCGTTATGTCCATTCCAGTACCTTTACTTTCTCAGCGTCCGACCGGGCTTATGTCAACAACTTCTACTTCAGGTTCAACAGCCTGGCACTTGGTTATGGCCTGCCTGAAAAACTGGTTAAAAAAGGCGGTATGCAGGCATGCAGAGTATCCCTGAATGTCTCCAATATTTTCTCTTTCAACAGGTATGGTTTCGATCCTCAGATGGGCACTAACCTGAGTTATGTCCCTACGCCAAGGGTCGTGGTAGGCAGGGTAAACTTCACCTTTTAA
- a CDS encoding RagB/SusD family nutrient uptake outer membrane protein, with translation MFTHYTFLRNLAFVLFGGLLLVSCKKMVSIKAPVSSLTTEKIFANNQQANEAVSGIYLSLISGTKRISTNLGWDVFSAGLTTLAAGMSAGEFYPYSTASIGDEYYLSTNALTFNNTQAPTNIWSSAYKSIYIANSVVEGIEAAASNNFSDSARKVLMGEAKFLRAFCYFYLTNFFGDVPLSLSTDFNATALLPRAPQQQVYEQILQDLLAAEQLLLETYAVSGNRRTRANKWAAKAFLARVYLYLKNYEQAAAKATEVINNTSLFQLEPLPENVFKTTSREAIWQLRQAEGSNSGLFYGDVPEADEFIPNPPNTSSPWVYISDELRNAFEPGDLRYSKWTDSTTGILPGMPVPEKAHRYPAKYTRNPGRLPASVPTQYLMVFRLAEQYLIRAEAIANGAPGGEPEALKDLKKIRDRANIDDLPAGVNVLDAIAKERQTELFAEWGARWFDLKRTGKAAAVLSAVTMKNPWLGDYQLLYPIPQIELDKTPFLLQNPGYTQQ, from the coding sequence ATGTTCACGCACTATACATTCCTCAGAAATCTTGCATTCGTCCTGTTCGGCGGGCTGCTGCTGGTTTCGTGCAAAAAAATGGTCAGCATCAAAGCGCCTGTCAGTTCGTTGACCACTGAAAAAATTTTCGCTAATAATCAACAGGCCAACGAAGCGGTGTCCGGGATTTACTTGTCACTGATCAGTGGCACCAAAAGGATCTCCACAAACCTTGGATGGGACGTATTCAGCGCCGGACTGACCACCCTTGCTGCAGGCATGTCGGCTGGCGAATTCTATCCTTATTCCACCGCTTCTATCGGCGATGAATACTATCTTTCCACCAACGCCCTCACCTTCAACAACACCCAGGCGCCCACTAATATATGGAGCTCTGCTTACAAGAGTATCTATATTGCCAACTCGGTGGTTGAAGGAATCGAAGCTGCTGCTTCCAATAATTTTTCCGACAGCGCGCGGAAGGTGTTGATGGGTGAGGCAAAGTTCCTACGTGCCTTCTGTTATTTTTATCTCACCAATTTTTTCGGAGATGTGCCTTTGTCGCTGAGCACAGACTTTAATGCCACCGCACTGCTGCCAAGAGCTCCGCAACAACAGGTATACGAACAGATCCTGCAGGATCTTTTAGCAGCGGAGCAGTTGCTGCTGGAAACCTATGCGGTGTCCGGGAACAGGAGAACAAGAGCCAATAAATGGGCGGCCAAAGCCTTCCTGGCCAGGGTATACCTGTACCTGAAAAATTATGAGCAGGCTGCGGCAAAAGCAACGGAGGTGATCAATAACACCAGCTTGTTCCAGCTTGAGCCCTTACCGGAAAATGTATTTAAAACCACCAGCCGGGAAGCGATCTGGCAATTGAGACAGGCTGAAGGCAGTAACTCCGGCCTCTTCTATGGAGATGTTCCGGAGGCGGATGAATTCATTCCTAATCCGCCCAATACAAGCTCGCCCTGGGTGTATATCTCCGATGAATTGCGGAATGCATTCGAGCCCGGAGATCTGCGCTATAGTAAATGGACCGACTCCACTACCGGCATATTGCCGGGAATGCCTGTTCCGGAAAAGGCTCATCGTTACCCCGCAAAATATACAAGGAACCCGGGCCGGCTACCTGCCTCAGTTCCCACCCAGTATTTAATGGTTTTCCGGCTGGCTGAGCAATACCTGATCAGGGCCGAAGCCATAGCCAATGGAGCACCGGGCGGCGAGCCGGAAGCGCTGAAGGACCTCAAAAAGATCCGTGACAGGGCCAACATAGATGATTTGCCTGCCGGCGTGAATGTACTGGACGCTATCGCCAAAGAAAGACAAACCGAACTGTTTGCCGAATGGGGAGCCAGGTGGTTTGACCTCAAAAGAACAGGCAAAGCAGCAGCCGTGCTCTCTGCAGTCACCATGAAAAATCCCTGGTTGGGAGATTACCAGTTGCTGTATCCCATCCCCCAGATAGAATTGGACAAAACTCCTTTCCTGCTCCAAAACCCCGGCTACACCCAA